In Ailuropoda melanoleuca isolate Jingjing chromosome 7, ASM200744v2, whole genome shotgun sequence, one genomic interval encodes:
- the SIGMAR1 gene encoding sigma non-opioid intracellular receptor 1 isoform X3 has protein sequence MQWAVGRRWVWAALLLAAAAVLAQVVWLWMGTQSFVFQHEEIAQLARQYAGLDHELAFSRLIVELRRLHPGHVLPDEELQWVFVNAGGWMGAMCLLHASLSEYVLLFGTALGSRGHSGRYWAEISDTIISGTFHQWREGTTKSEVFYPDGRPGQ, from the exons ATGCAGTGGGCAGTGGGCCGGCGGTGGGTGTGGGCCGCGCTGCTCCTGGCTGCCGCAGCTGTGCTGGCCCAGGTGGTCTGGCTCTGGATGGGCACGCAAAGCTTCGTCTTCCAGCACGAAGAGATCGCACAGCTGGCCCGGCAGTACGCGG GGCTGGACCACGAGCTGGCCTTCTCTAGGCTGATCGTGGAACTACGGCGGCTGCACCCAGGCCACGTGTTGCCCGACGAGGAGCTGCAGTGGGTGTTCGTGAACGCGGGCGGCTGGATGGGCGCCATGTGCCTTCTGCACGCCTCACTGTCCGAGTACGTGCTGCTCTTCGGCACCGCCCTGGGCTCTCGCGGCCACTCGG GGCGCTATTGGGCTGAGATCTCGGACACCATCATCTCTGGCACCTTCCACCAGTGGAGAGAGGGCACTACCAAAAGTGAGGTCTTCTACCCAG
- the SIGMAR1 gene encoding sigma non-opioid intracellular receptor 1 isoform X4 gives MQWAVGRRWVWAALLLAAAAVLAQVVWLWMGTQSFVFQHEEIAQLARQYAGLDHELAFSRLIVELRRLHPGHVLPDEELQWVFVNAGGWMGAMCLLHASLSEYVLLFGTALGSRGHSGRYWAEISDTIISGTFHQWREGTTKSEVFYPGPAQV, from the exons ATGCAGTGGGCAGTGGGCCGGCGGTGGGTGTGGGCCGCGCTGCTCCTGGCTGCCGCAGCTGTGCTGGCCCAGGTGGTCTGGCTCTGGATGGGCACGCAAAGCTTCGTCTTCCAGCACGAAGAGATCGCACAGCTGGCCCGGCAGTACGCGG GGCTGGACCACGAGCTGGCCTTCTCTAGGCTGATCGTGGAACTACGGCGGCTGCACCCAGGCCACGTGTTGCCCGACGAGGAGCTGCAGTGGGTGTTCGTGAACGCGGGCGGCTGGATGGGCGCCATGTGCCTTCTGCACGCCTCACTGTCCGAGTACGTGCTGCTCTTCGGCACCGCCCTGGGCTCTCGCGGCCACTCGG GGCGCTATTGGGCTGAGATCTCGGACACCATCATCTCTGGCACCTTCCACCAGTGGAGAGAGGGCACTACCAAAAGTGAGGTCTTCTACCCAG